In 'Nostoc azollae' 0708, the following are encoded in one genomic region:
- the dnaN gene encoding DNA polymerase III subunit beta, with translation MKLVCSQSDLSTNLSLVSRAVPSRPTHPVLANVLLQADAETNQVSLTAFDLSLGIRSTFSAEVIEGGAIALPAKLLVDITSRLPEGEITLDDESGDNTGEGILVTLKPKSGKYQVRAMGAEEFPELPVIESSEAIQLTTAAVIEGLKGSLFATSADETKQVLTGVHLTVKQDTLEFAATDGHRLAVLETTNERPIDSNEQLEVTVPARALRELQRMLAHSSLEETVALYLDPGQVVFSWQNQRLTSRTLEGQYPAYRQLIPRQFERQVTLERRQFISTLERIAVLADQKNNIVKVSIDNANQEITLSCEAQDVGSGTESMPAKISGEDIDIAFNVKYLMEGVKELPSSEIQMHLNQSLTPVVFTPLGGLKMTYLAMPVQLRN, from the coding sequence ATGAAATTAGTTTGCTCTCAAAGCGACCTCAGTACCAATCTTTCACTCGTCAGTCGTGCAGTACCATCAAGACCTACTCATCCCGTACTTGCTAACGTACTTCTACAGGCGGATGCAGAAACTAACCAGGTCAGCTTAACAGCCTTTGATCTCAGCTTGGGTATCCGTAGCACTTTTAGTGCTGAGGTAATTGAAGGCGGTGCGATCGCTCTTCCTGCTAAGCTACTTGTAGATATTACCTCCCGTCTACCAGAAGGCGAAATCACCCTAGATGACGAATCAGGAGACAACACCGGAGAAGGTATACTTGTCACCCTCAAACCCAAAAGCGGCAAGTATCAAGTCCGGGCAATGGGAGCAGAAGAATTCCCCGAATTACCTGTAATTGAAAGCTCCGAAGCAATTCAACTCACTACGGCTGCAGTAATTGAAGGCTTGAAGGGTTCATTATTTGCTACCAGTGCAGATGAAACCAAACAAGTCCTCACAGGCGTGCATTTAACGGTTAAACAGGACACCTTAGAATTTGCCGCTACAGATGGACACCGCCTTGCAGTCCTGGAAACTACTAACGAGCGTCCTATTGATAGTAATGAACAACTAGAAGTGACAGTACCAGCTAGAGCCTTGCGCGAATTACAGCGGATGTTAGCCCATAGTTCATTAGAAGAAACAGTAGCCTTATATCTTGATCCTGGTCAAGTCGTATTCTCTTGGCAAAATCAACGCTTAACCAGTCGGACTTTAGAAGGACAATATCCCGCTTATCGGCAATTAATACCGCGTCAATTTGAGCGACAAGTCACACTAGAACGGCGGCAATTTATCAGCACCTTAGAGCGAATTGCAGTGTTAGCTGATCAGAAAAATAATATTGTCAAAGTCAGTATTGATAATGCCAATCAAGAAATTACTTTATCTTGTGAAGCGCAAGATGTGGGTAGTGGTACAGAGTCAATGCCGGCAAAGATTTCTGGGGAAGATATAGACATTGCTTTTAACGTCAAATATTTAATGGAAGGCGTGAAAGAGTTACCATCTTCCGAAATTCAAATGCATTTAAATCAAAGTTTAACTCCGGTAGTTTTTACACCTTTAGGCGGTTTGAAAATGACCTATTTAGCTATGCCTGTGCAACTTAGGAATTAG